The bacterium DNA window CAGGCCGTCCCAGAACTTCTGCACATCCTGGAAAAAGCGCAGCTCACCGGCCGGTGCCGCCACCGCGAAGGGCAGGCTGTCCCGTCCGCAGAGGCCCTGAGCCTGGTCGCGGTGATGGTGGGTGAGTAACACCATGTCCACTCCGGTCACACCGATCCCAGCCAGTTTGCCCAGCACCGCCCCGGAGCCGAAATCTACCAGCACCGCGCGCGCGCCGTTTTTCAACACGTACACATTGCAGCAGTCGTCATAACGGTAGAGGTTGTCGCTCAGGCGGGTCAGAGCTCCGCCGGGGCTGAAATCGCGCTCGTGCCGTCGCGACTGGTCGAACGGGAAATCCGGGGCGTCCTCCACCGGGGGCAGGCCCGCCGCCTGTCTCCCACCGTCGCAGCCGGGCAGCGCGGCCAGTGGCAGGGCCAGGGCCAGCAGGCAGATCGTTCTGAGCAGCATGGTCGTACCTCCCCCGCGCGACCCGCCGGCGGTGGATCGCAAAAATGGTGCGAAAACTACTTTTCCCTCTCCGTGACAGCGTGGCTTAAGATAACACCAGCCCCGGACGGGTCAAGGGTTTAAGGCCAGTCGATACGCGGTACGCGGTTTGCATTGTAAAAATCAGGATTTGATTGCGCCGCGCCATCCGTATTAATATATTGACAGACCACACCCGATGCGGAAAGCCGGTTCCCGACCCGCCGACAGTCTACGACCGGAGGACGCCTTGAAAAGATTCAGCGCCATCTGGGGCAACGTGTTCAGCCGTGAGTCCAACGACAAGTCCGTTTTCGCCATCCTGACCCGTATTCCCGTGTTCAACGGTCTTACCAAGACCGAGTTGCGCCTGATCGAGAAGATTGTCTACCTGCGGACCTACCACGAGAGCGAGATAATCTTTGTCGAGGGCGAGCCCGGCGCCGGGATGTACATTGTCGAATCGGGCAGCGTGCGTATCTGCCTGGGGCCCAATACGGACGAGGACCACGAGATCGCGCGCCTGGGCTCGGGCGATTTCTTCGGTGAGCTGGCCCTGATCGACGACCACCCGCGCTCGGCCACCGCGGTGGCCCTGAGCGCCACGCGCCTGGTCGGGTTCTTCCGCTCCGACCTCATTTCGATCATCAACCGCAGCCCCCGGATCGGGGTCAAGATACAGGGCAATATCCTCAAGATATTGGTCAAGCGCCTGCGTATCACCGACCAGAAACTGAACGAGGCCTACGAGCAGATCGATTCCATGGAAAGCACCACCCAGAGCGACAAGGCCACCAAGGTATGATCCAGGTCAAGCCCAAAGACGAGGCCCTGATTTTCAAGCCGGCGTTCAAGCTCAGCGCCATGGCCACGGTGATCGTGCTGACCATCGCGTTCCTGCTCTGGATCCCGGGCCTGCTCTCCTCGTTCCTCATCTCGATCATCTTCGTGTTCATCCTCTCGCCGGGAGTGGATTTCTTCGAGCGCCACGGGGTGAGCCGCAGCAACTCGATCCTGCTGGTGTTCCTGCTGATCGTGCTGGCGGTGGTGCTGATCGCCATGCTGATGAGCCGGGCCGTGGTGGCGGAGTACACCGACCTGCTCAGCCGGATGGATGAGTATTCAGCCGTGCTCAAAGATGAACTCAACCGTCAGGCCGCCAGCCTTGAGCATCGTTTCGGCCTCGAAAAATTCGGCGCAGCCTCCCGGCTGCTCAACCTGGGCCAGACCTACCTGTTCGAGGCCCTGACCCCCAGCGGGGACGCCCTGACCACGGTCTCCACCTGGGTCGCGGTGGTGCCGATCCTGCTCTACTTTTTCCTGCTGGACGGGCACAAGATCAAGAAAGCCTTCATCGGCTTCCTGCCCAACCGCTATTTCGAGATGAGCCTGAACATCCACCAGAAAATCAGCCACATCGTGGGCAGTTTCATCCGGGCCAAGCTGATGGAATCTTTCGTGGTGGGACTGTGCGCCCTGGCCGGGTTCATTCTGACCGGTATCCTGTTCAAGCCGCTCAACTACGCGATCTTCCTGGCCATCATCACCGGCCTGTTCAACATCATCCCCTACGCCGGGCCCATAATCGGCGCGATCCCGGTGCTGGTGGTGGCAATCCTGCAATATGTCCTCATTCCGACCTTCCCCGAGTTCCGGGGCGACATGGTCTCCAGTTGGGTCCCGGTGATGTTCATAGCCGGCTCGCTCGTTTTCGCCCAGATCGTGGACAATGTCTACCTCATCCCGGTGATGCTGGGCAAGTCGGTGGATGTCCACGCCATAGTGGTGCTGCTGGCCGTGATCCTGGGGGCCAAGATGCTGGGGATCATCGGCATGGTGATCTCGATCCCACTGGCCAGCATTGTCCAGACCATGGTGCGCGAGATAGCCGACGGTGTGCGCCACCTGCGGCACTGACCGCGCCTCAAGGCCGTATTGTGTCCAATTCTCCCCCCAGACAGCCCCGGAGGAACCCCTGTGAAGTCCATCCGTACTCTCTTTGCCTGTTGCTTTCTGCTGGCCGCAGTCGTTCCCTGCCGGGCGACTGAGATTCCGCCGCGCCTGGCCCTGAGCGCCGCGGCCGACACCGCGCTCTCGCCCTACACCGGCTACACCCGCGCCCACTGGATCGAGATCGCCGGACGCATTCTGGCCGGAGTGCTGCCCTATTTCAACCCCGAGACCGGCATCCCGGATTTCCGGGGCCAGGATGCCGAGAGCGGGCATTTCCAGTACACGTCCAATTTTACCGAGGAGAGCCGCAACGCGTTCGGCCGCTCGATGATCCTGGCCGCACTCTACTGCGCGGGCAGCGGCGGGAACACCGTGCCGGGCTGGGACGGCCCGGTGAACGCCCCCTACCTCAAGGGCCTCATCCGCGGCACCGACCCGGACGATCCCTGCTATTTCGGCCCCACCGGGCCGTACGGGGCTTTCGGCGAGGAAATCTCGCAGTCGATCATGTACTGCCCGCAGTATTTCTGGGACCCGTTGACTCAGCCGCAGAAAGACAACGTGGCGCGCTGGCTGACCGCCCTGTCCGGGGGCGTGGGCTTCGAGTGCAACTGCTGGTATTTCAACTCGGCCCCCACGCCGGTGCTGCTCAAGTACGGCTACCCGTTCGACTACGGTCGTATCACCGAGCAGATGGACCGTCTGTTGAGCTGGCACTCCGGGGACGGGTTCTTCGTGGACGGCGGCAACCGTTCCTACGACTACTACAATTTCTGGGGCTTCCAGATGTTCAACCTGTTCCACTACAAGTACACCGAGCCCTGGAAAATGAAATTCGGCAAGCGGATACGCGAGACCACCGCGCAGTTCATGCAGAGTTTCCCGCTGTATTTCGGCTCCAACGGCGCCCCGGTGGCGTTCGGCCGCTCGCTGACCTACCGCTGGGCCGCGGCGGGCCCGGTGGGTTACGCCGAGGCCGCGGGGCTGGGCACGCTCGACCCGGGGCTGGAGCGGCGGATCGCCTCGGGTTGCCTGAAATATTTCTGGGAGGGCGGCGCCATGAGCGAAAACGGCCTTCTGCAGCCCGGCTGGCTTGGCCCCAACACCCTGGCCGCCGAGCCTTACGGCCACCGCGGCGCGCCCTACTGGGCCGCAACCGGGTTCAGCCCGCTTCTGCTGCCTGCCGACCACCCGTTCTGGACCAGTGTCGAAAAACCGATGCCAGCCGACAACGAGGACCGCGTGCGCGTGGTGGCCGGAGCGCAACTGGTGCTCAAGACCAACCACCGCCGCGGCGAGGCCCGCCTGTTCCCGATCGGCAGCCCGCGCCACAATCAGGTGACCTGGGAGACCAGCACCAAGTACTACCAGCACGCCTACTCCAGCGTCCTGGGCTGGGCCGGCACGGGCGCGGCCGGGCCGGAGCTGGCCCAGGGACGCTCGGGCGTGTCGCTGGATGGCCGCACCTGGGCCTACCGCACCCAGAGCGCGCCGATATTCATCTCCGAGCGCCACAACGCCGACAAGTACGCCGCCGACCTGGGCGAGCGCGGACGGGCCCAGGTGATCACCCAAACCCTGATCGGCAACCAGGGCGAGGTGCACATGGTCTACCACACATTCCCCAAGCCGCTGTATATACGGGTGGCGGGCTACGGGGTCAGCGCGCCCCACGGCTCGACTGCGGAGCAGGAAATCCGCGGCGACACCCTGCGCGTCAACACGCAAAGCGGCTATCAGAGCCTATTAAGCGTGCTCAGCGGCCCCTCCGGCAAGCTGGAGACCGTGACCGTGACCCCGCGGCCGGGCTGGAACCACAGCCACCTGTTCGGCGGCATCGGGGTGTTCCCGCAGTGGACCAGCGACAAACCCGTGCCGCCCAAGACCCCGGTGATTTTCTACGTGGACGGCGCGCGCGGCGAACAGATCGGTATACCCTCGTTCGAGGTGTTCAAGGACCGGATGGAGGAGGGCCTCTGGGTGCGCTTCGAGGGGGTGCAGAACCTTCTGGAGGTGTTCTGAGAGCGGACTGGTATTACTGATGGAGCGTCTGATGCAGGGGCACGGCATGCCGTGCCCTTTGTTTTGCCTCCACCTGTATAAAGGGGGAACGAGGGGGATGTTTATTTACTTTTGCATAAATCCCCCCTGACCCCCTTTGG harbors:
- a CDS encoding cyclic nucleotide-binding domain-containing protein, with the translated sequence MKRFSAIWGNVFSRESNDKSVFAILTRIPVFNGLTKTELRLIEKIVYLRTYHESEIIFVEGEPGAGMYIVESGSVRICLGPNTDEDHEIARLGSGDFFGELALIDDHPRSATAVALSATRLVGFFRSDLISIINRSPRIGVKIQGNILKILVKRLRITDQKLNEAYEQIDSMESTTQSDKATKV
- a CDS encoding AI-2E family transporter, producing MIQVKPKDEALIFKPAFKLSAMATVIVLTIAFLLWIPGLLSSFLISIIFVFILSPGVDFFERHGVSRSNSILLVFLLIVLAVVLIAMLMSRAVVAEYTDLLSRMDEYSAVLKDELNRQAASLEHRFGLEKFGAASRLLNLGQTYLFEALTPSGDALTTVSTWVAVVPILLYFFLLDGHKIKKAFIGFLPNRYFEMSLNIHQKISHIVGSFIRAKLMESFVVGLCALAGFILTGILFKPLNYAIFLAIITGLFNIIPYAGPIIGAIPVLVVAILQYVLIPTFPEFRGDMVSSWVPVMFIAGSLVFAQIVDNVYLIPVMLGKSVDVHAIVVLLAVILGAKMLGIIGMVISIPLASIVQTMVREIADGVRHLRH
- a CDS encoding DUF2264 domain-containing protein, which codes for MKSIRTLFACCFLLAAVVPCRATEIPPRLALSAAADTALSPYTGYTRAHWIEIAGRILAGVLPYFNPETGIPDFRGQDAESGHFQYTSNFTEESRNAFGRSMILAALYCAGSGGNTVPGWDGPVNAPYLKGLIRGTDPDDPCYFGPTGPYGAFGEEISQSIMYCPQYFWDPLTQPQKDNVARWLTALSGGVGFECNCWYFNSAPTPVLLKYGYPFDYGRITEQMDRLLSWHSGDGFFVDGGNRSYDYYNFWGFQMFNLFHYKYTEPWKMKFGKRIRETTAQFMQSFPLYFGSNGAPVAFGRSLTYRWAAAGPVGYAEAAGLGTLDPGLERRIASGCLKYFWEGGAMSENGLLQPGWLGPNTLAAEPYGHRGAPYWAATGFSPLLLPADHPFWTSVEKPMPADNEDRVRVVAGAQLVLKTNHRRGEARLFPIGSPRHNQVTWETSTKYYQHAYSSVLGWAGTGAAGPELAQGRSGVSLDGRTWAYRTQSAPIFISERHNADKYAADLGERGRAQVITQTLIGNQGEVHMVYHTFPKPLYIRVAGYGVSAPHGSTAEQEIRGDTLRVNTQSGYQSLLSVLSGPSGKLETVTVTPRPGWNHSHLFGGIGVFPQWTSDKPVPPKTPVIFYVDGARGEQIGIPSFEVFKDRMEEGLWVRFEGVQNLLEVF